Proteins from one Juglans microcarpa x Juglans regia isolate MS1-56 chromosome 6S, Jm3101_v1.0, whole genome shotgun sequence genomic window:
- the LOC121237546 gene encoding pentatricopeptide repeat-containing protein At4g22760 — MLVTRLTTLLNNCLTVNQAEQIHAHILVNGLNHLEPLLVRQISLSTSNYSSRLAQYLKLVIYQLKNPDTFSWGCTIRFFSQHGQFKEAFSLYVQMQRLGLCPNTFAASSALRACARVVDKIGGVSVHVQVYKSGFCGCVYVQTALLDFYSKVGDVVTAQKLFDEMVEKNVVSWNSILSGYLKSGNLAEAHRVFDEIPRKDVISWNSMVSGYARAGNMDQAGSLFQQMPEKNSASWNSMISGYIDCGSIKSARSIFDAMPRRNNISWITMIAGYSKWGDLESARKLFDQMDKNCLLSYNAMIACYAQNSRPQEAIGLFKQMLGSDANVQPDGMTLASVLSACSQLGDFKFGFWTESYIYKLGIELDDHLATALVDLYAKCGSIDKAYKLFHALRKKDLIAYSAMILGCGINGKVVDSVRLFEEMLNACICPNLVTYTGLLTAYNHAGLVEEGYKCFNSMKDHGLSPSADHYGIMVDLLGRAGRLEEAYELIGSMPMKPHAGVWGALLLACRLHQNVELGEIAAWHCVELEPNSTGYIALLANIYASVGRWDDAKRLRKVAGDKGFTKTPGCSWMESI; from the coding sequence ATGCTGGTAACGAGGCTGACAACCTTGTTGAACAATTGCCTAACTGTCAACCAGGCGGAGCAAATCCACGCACACATCCTCGTAAACGGTCTTAACCACCTCGAGCCCCTCTTAGTCCGCCAAATCTCCCTCTCAACTTCCAATTACTCAAGTCGTCTTGCTCAATATCTAAAACTAGTCATTTACCAATTAAAAAACCCAGATACATTCTCTTGGGGTTGCACAATTCGGTTCTTTTCCCAGCATGGACAATTCAAAGAAGCTTTTTCGCTTTATGTTCAAATGCAGAGACTGGGACTGTGTCCAAACACATTTGCTGCGTCCTCTGCTCTAAGGGCATGCGCTAGAGTTGTAGATAAGATAGGTGGGGTTTCGGTACATGTTCAGGTTTATAAATCTGGGTTCTGTGGCTGCGTTTATGTGCAAACAGCTCTGTTGGATTTTTACTCGAAAGTGGGTGATGTAGTAACTGCACAGAAATTGTTTGATGAGATGGTTGAGAAGAATGTCGTTTCGTGGAATTCTATATTATCTGGGTATTTGAAATCTGGGAATTTAGCAGAGGCCCATAGGGTATTCGATGAGATTCCAAGGAAAGATGTTATCTCTTGGAATTCAATGGTTTCGGGGTACGCAAGAGCAGGAAATATGGACCAGGCAGGCTCTTTGTTTCAACAGATGCCAGAGAAAAACTCGGCTTCTTGGAACTCGATGATTAGTGGTTATATTGACTGTGGGAGTATAAAATCAGCTAGAAGCATTTTTGATGCGATGCCTCgaagaaataatatttcttgGATCACAATGATTGCTGGGTACTCGAAATGGGGAGATCTTGAGTCTGCTCGCAAACTGTTTGATCAGATGGATAAGAATTGTCTACTCTCGTATAATGCTATGATAGCCTGCTATGCTCAGAATAGTCGGCCTCAGGAGGCCATTGGGCTGTTCAAACAGATGCTTGGGTCAGATGCAAATGTTCAGCCAGATGGGATGACTTTGGCTAGTGTTCTATCTGCTTGTTCACAACTAGGAGATTTCAAATTTGGGTTTTGGACTGagtcatatatttataaattaggTATTGAACTGGATGATCATTTGGCTACTGCTTTAGTAGACCTGTATGCGAAATGTGGAAGCATTGATAAAGCATATAAGTTGTTTCATGCCTTGAGGAAAAAGGATCTAATTGCTTATTCTGCCATGATCTTAGGCTGTGGGATAAATGGTAAGGTAGTTGATTCGGTCAGGTTGTTTGAAGAGATGCTAAATGCCTGTATTTGCCCTAATTTAGTTACCTACACTGGGCTGCTAACTGCCTATAACCACGCTGGCTTGGTTGAAGAAGGCTACAAATGCTTTAACTCCATGAAGGACCATGGGCTTTCACCTTCAGCTGATCATTATGGGATTATGGTGGATCTTTTAGGAAGGGCTGGACGGTTGGAAGAAGCATATGAACTAATAGGGAGCATGCCAATGAAGCCTCATGCAGGGGTTTGGGGAGCTTTGCTTCTTGCTTGCAGGTTACATCAAAATGTTGAGCTTGGGGAGATTGCTGCTTGGCATTGCGTTGAGCTGGAGCCCAATTCAACTGGTTATATTGCTCTTCTCGCCAACATTTATGCTTCTGTCGGAAGGTGGGATGATGCCAAGAGACTGAGGAAGGTTGCAGGGGATAAGGGGTTCACAAAGACACCTGGTTGTAGTTGGATGGAATCTATTTGA